TTCTCACCACGCGCTATCAGATCGCCGCGCTGCTCGGCGCCGGTCCGGACCGTGGCCTGCAAATCGCGCGTCCGACGCTCGGTATCGGCGACGACGTGAATCTGCCCGACAACCTGCCCGCCGATCTCGTGAGCCGGCGCCCGGACATCGTGGCCGCGCGCTGGCGTGTCGACGCGATGACGCACGACGTGAAGGAAGCGAAGGCCGAGTTCTATCCCGACATCAATCTGAGCGCCGCGATCGGGCTCGACGCGTTCGGCTTCGGACGCTTCCTGACGGCGGCGAGCCGCACGGCCTCGGCGGGTCCCGCGATCCATCTGCCCATCTTCGACGCGGGCGAACTGCGCGCGCAACTGAAGGGCCGTTACGCGGACTTCGACTACGCCGTCGCAACGTACAACCAGACGCTCGTTACTGCATTGAGCGAAGTCGCCACGCAACTCGCCGGCGTGCGTTCGACGGACGGCCAACTCGTCGATGCGCAAACCGCGCAGACGGCCGCGCGCCAGGCCGACCAGCTTGCGCTCGTGCAATACAAGGCGGGACTCACGAACCAGCTGACCGTACTGAATGCCGACGTCAACGCGCTCGCCGCCGATCAGTCCGTCGCCAACCTGCGCATGGATCGCCGCGACCAGCAGATCGCGCTCGCGTCGGCGTTGGGCGGTGGTTTCGTCGACACGTCGAACGCCGATCAAAACGCGCGCGTCGCCTCTACCACAGAAACGTCTGCCGCCAAAACGTCTGCTGCCGCTGCGCAGTGAGCGGCCCCTCATCGCATTGCCTGGAGAACTAGAAATGAGCGAAATCAACACCCCGGAGCGCGAAACGACGCAAGCGCCGGATGCGAAGCCCGATGCGAAGTCCACTGCGGCACCGGCGCAAGCTGTCAAAGCGAACGAACCCAACACGCGCAAGCGCAAGTTGCTGCTCTCGTTGCTGGGCGCGGCCGTCGTCGTGTCGGCTGCGGCTTACGGCGCGTACTACATGACCTATGCGCGCTACCACGAGACCACCGACGACGCGTACGTCAGCGGCAATCTCGTGCAACTGACGCCGCAAGTGACGGGCACCGTGATCGCCGTGAACGCCGACGACACGCAAATCGTGAAGGCAGGCGACCCGGTCGTGACGCTCGACAACGCCGACGCGAAGATCGCGCTCGGCAACGCGGAAGCGGCGCTCGGACAGACGGTGCGCCAGGTGAGCAGCCTGTACGTGAACAACGACTTCTACGCGGCAAACGTTGCGCAGAAGCAATCGGACCTGGCGCGCGCGCAGGACGATCTGCGCCGCCGCCAGGCGGTCGCGGGCACAGGTGCGGTCTCCGCCGAAGACATCGCGCATGCACGCGACGCCGTGAACGCCGCGCAAGCCGCGCTCGACGCCGCGCGTCAGCAGGCGGAAGCGAACCGCGCATTGACCGACCACACGACGATCGCCCAGCACCCGAACGTGCAGGCCGCTGCATCGAAGGTGCGCGACGCGTACCTTTCGTATGCACGCAACACGCTGCCCGCGCCGGTCACCGGCTATGTCGCGAAGCGTTCGGTGCAGGTCGGCCAGCGCGTGTCGCCGGGTACGCCGTTGATGGCCGTCGTGCCGCTCGACGGCGTGTGGGTCGACGCGAACTACAAGGAAAGCCAGTTGCGCAACATGCGTATCGGCCAGCCTGTCACGCTGACGGCCGACGTGTACGGCGGCAAGGTCGAGTATCACGGCCGCGTGGTCGGCTTTTCGGCGGGCACGGGCAGTGCGTTCGCGACGCTGCCCGCGCAGAACGCAACGGGCAACTGGATCAAGGTCGTGCAGCGCCTGCCCGCGCGCATTCAGCTCGACCAGAAGGAGCTGGAAGCGCATCCGCTGCGTATCGGCCTGTCGATGGACGTCGATGTCGACACGCGCGATAACGCGGGTCCGCAACTCGGCGCCGCGATGAACACGACGTATCGCACGGATGTGTTCGCGCAATACGGCGCGCAGGCCGATGCCGAGATCGAGAGGATCATCGCGCAGAACATGGTGTCGCCGCGTGACGGGTCGCGGCCGCTCGCGAAGCGCGAAGCAGGCGACAAGAGCGCCACGGCGCAGCGCGCGGGCTAAGCCGAACCGGAGGACGCAGCGCCAAAGCGCGTCCTCTCGTCCAAGTAACTGACAGGTCAGATAAAGAAAGCGCCATGAATCCTTCGACGCAAACCGCACCGGCCCCGTTCACAGGCGGCAAGCTGGTCCTCGCGACACTTGCCGTCGCGCTCGCGACGTTCATGAACGTGCTGGATTCGTCCATCGCGAACGTTGCGATTCCCACCATCTCCGGCAATCTCGGCGTCTCCGTCGATGAAGGCACCTGGGTGATCACGCTGTTCTCGGCGGCCAATGCCATCGCCATTCCGCTGACGGGCTGGCTCACGCAGCGCGTCGGCCAGATCAAGCTGTTCGTGATCTCGATCCTGCTTTTCGTGTTCTCGTCGTGGCTGTGCGGCATCGCGCCGAACCTGGTGGTGCTGCTGGCCGCGCGTATCTTGCAGGGCCTCGTGGCGGGACCGTTGACGCCGCTTTCGCAGGCCATTCTGCTCGCTTCGTATCCGAAGGAGAAAAGCTCGACGGCATTGTCGCTGTGGGCGATGACGGCGACCGTCGGTCCGATTGCGGGCCCCGCGCTCGGCGGCTGGATCACCGACAGCTACAGCTGGTCATGGATCTTCTATATCAACATTCCCGTCGGCATGTTCGCTGCGGGCGTGACCTGGATGCTCTACCGCGACCGCGAATCGCTGACGCGCAAGTTGCCCATCGACAAGGTCGGCCTGTTGTCGCTGATCGTCTGGGTTGCATCGCTGCAGATCATGCTCGACAAGGGCAAGGATCTCGACTGGTTCAACTCGCCCGTGATCTGCACGCTCACGGCTATCGCTGCCGTCAGCTTTATCTTTTTCCTGATCTGGGAGTTCACGGAAAAGAACCCGATCGTCGATCTGCGGCTCTTCGCGGGGCAGAATTTCCGTGGCGGGACGATTGCGATTTCGGTGGCGTATGGCGTGTTCTTCGCGAACCTCGTGCTGTTGCCGCAGTGGATTCAGGGCTATCTCGGCTATCGTTCGGTGGACGCGGGTCTGGTGACCGCGCCGCTTGGCATCTTCGCCGTGCTGCTCGCGCCCGTGATGGCGAAGGTCATGCCAAAGTCCGATGCACGGGTGCTCGCGACGTTGGCCTTCCTCGGCTTTGCAGGCGTGTTCATCATGCGCTCGCATTACACGACGGGCGTCGATCCCTACACCCTGATCGTGCCGACGCTGCTGCAAGGCATTCCCATGGCGCTCTTTTTTACGCCGCTGACCGCGATCATCCTGTCGGGCCTGCCTGCCGAGAAGATCCCCGCCGCAGCGGGCCTGTCGAACTTCGTGCGGATTTTTGCGGGCGGCGTGGGCACGTCGTTGATCTCGACGGGCTGGAACAACCGGACGATCCTGCATCACGCGCAACTCGCGGAACAGTCGAGCGTGAACAACCCCGATTACACGAACGCGCTCGCCAGCATTCACGCGACGCTCGGCGGCAGCATGGATCAGGCCAGAGCGTTTTTCGAGCAATCGCTCAATGCGCAGGCTGCGATGCTCGGCTTGAACGACATCTTCTGGTTGTCGGCGATGATCTTCATCGTGATCATTCCGCTGATCTGGCTGACGAAGCCGCGCAAGGGCGGCGGCGGCGGCGCAGCGGCAGCGGGCGCGCACTGAGTACTGCCAGTTGAGAAAAGAAGGCCCCGGCATGCAGATGCTGCCGGGGCCTTTCTTTCGCTAACGTTGCCGCGCGTCGTTCAACCGCGTTGCTGCTGTGCGATGGCGCGGTGACTCGGATCGGCATCGCGCGGCTTCGGCGTCTCGTTGGTGTTCTTCACTTCGATCATGTCATTGGCTTTATTCATGTTGCCGGTCGTGCCTTTGGCGGGCAGCGTCAGTTCGGGCTTGCTGCACGTTTGATTACTCGCCGTGGCATGCATCGCGGCAGGCTGCATGTCGCGTGCGTCCTTGCTCGCGCCTGCTTCGATCTGCGCGTCGCTGCATCCCCACGATTCGAGCAGCGAGCGGGCCATGCCCGTCGCGCACTGCGCACGGCTGCGCGTGATGCGCGCCGCGACCTTCACAAACGCGCTGTCGCGCAGCGTCGTAAGCCGCTCATACGCCCGGCCCCCATCGTCGATGTTCAGCGCAACGGCGGTCCGGTACGCGTCGCGCGCTTCGTCGAGCGTTGCCGCTGGCACGAGGCCCGTTTTCATCGATGGCAGCCGCAGCGCATCGCCGAGATTCACATACGCTTCCTGGTAGCCGGGATTCTTCTCGATCGCGAGCCTCAGTTCGCGTACGGCCGCCGCGCGATAGTCGCCATGTTCTTGCGACGCAGCGCCCGCGAGCGTCGGCCTTTGCGCGAGCGCGAGCCATGCGCGGCCCAGCGCGTTGTGAGCGGGCGCATAGTCCTTGTGCAGTTCGACCGCGCGCCTGAGCACGTCGGCGGCCTGCTGGTAGCAACCCATGTCCATCAGCGCGACGCCCCAGTTGTAGTACGCCCACGGACGCACGCGCTTCCACGAATGCAGTTCTTCGCTCATGTCGACGATGCTGCGCGCGTGACGGATCGAGCCTTCGTAGTCGCGCGCGTAGGTGTCGAGCTTCGACAGCGCGAGCATGGCCCACGCCGCCTCTTCCCTCGACGCGCCTGACGCGTCCCGGCCCGAGCCCGCCGCGATCTGCGCGAAGCGCTCGCGCACGTCGTCGAACTGGCATGGCGCATTGCCTTGCAGGCAGCGCTTCTGCTCCATCTGCGTCAGATACGACGCGTGCAGCAGCGGGCTCTGATGCTGGAGGATCGTCGTGGCGGCCTGACGCAGCGCATGCCGCATGGCCAGCGATTCGTTGGTCACGTTGGGCTTCACGCCCGTGTCGGGCGGCACGTCGTTGCCGAGCGCGACGGTGCGGCCATCGGGGTCGCGCAGCGTCAGAATCACCGCAAACGACGACGGCGAGCCGACGACGCTGCCATATACGGACGAATCGCGCTTGAGCAGCGTACGCGCAAATTCGATCAGCGGACGAACCGACAGCCCTGTTCCGGGAACCGTGAAGTCGGGCAGCTTGAACTCGGCGAGCACGTTTTCGGTGTCGTTGGCGGGCGTGACGGATTCGGCTTCCTTGCGCACGTCGCTGAGCGTATCGACGAGCAGGTGCTGCAAGGTCTGATCGGTGTAGCCCTGTCGCCTGAAATCGTCGGAGACCTCGATCGGCTGGACGAGCGTCAGCGGATCGAACCACACGCCGCACAGCGCGACGATGCGCGGCCCCAGATAAAACGCGGCGACGAGGATCAGCGGCACGACGATGCCGAGATACAACACGTGACGGCACAGGAACCGGACAGCCCAGAGTAACGAGGCGAGCGGGGTGTCGAGGGGCTTCATGCGGAACTCCTTGCGGCGCGCTGCGATTGGCGAACCTG
The Paraburkholderia terrae genome window above contains:
- a CDS encoding efflux transporter outer membrane subunit is translated as MSNQLNARQRVTGVLKVGVSVMFAAVLSACVNYAGIHSDAKTAEPQQYATQQSIPAEQGHWPAADWADQFGDAQLKALIDEALKSSPTLDQARSRVAAASAYSETAKASTMPRVDASYSLTRQQYSGTALVPPPTGGSWQTENKGLLSASYDLDLWGKNREALKAAISQLQASQADAEVVKLTLTTSIARTYNQLARLYVLRDIAQQEVTQREQIDRITAGRIATGLDTEVERKTAQANLATSRAALKALDGQILTTRYQIAALLGAGPDRGLQIARPTLGIGDDVNLPDNLPADLVSRRPDIVAARWRVDAMTHDVKEAKAEFYPDINLSAAIGLDAFGFGRFLTAASRTASAGPAIHLPIFDAGELRAQLKGRYADFDYAVATYNQTLVTALSEVATQLAGVRSTDGQLVDAQTAQTAARQADQLALVQYKAGLTNQLTVLNADVNALAADQSVANLRMDRRDQQIALASALGGGFVDTSNADQNARVASTTETSAAKTSAAAAQ
- a CDS encoding tetratricopeptide repeat protein; translation: MKPLDTPLASLLWAVRFLCRHVLYLGIVVPLILVAAFYLGPRIVALCGVWFDPLTLVQPIEVSDDFRRQGYTDQTLQHLLVDTLSDVRKEAESVTPANDTENVLAEFKLPDFTVPGTGLSVRPLIEFARTLLKRDSSVYGSVVGSPSSFAVILTLRDPDGRTVALGNDVPPDTGVKPNVTNESLAMRHALRQAATTILQHQSPLLHASYLTQMEQKRCLQGNAPCQFDDVRERFAQIAAGSGRDASGASREEAAWAMLALSKLDTYARDYEGSIRHARSIVDMSEELHSWKRVRPWAYYNWGVALMDMGCYQQAADVLRRAVELHKDYAPAHNALGRAWLALAQRPTLAGAASQEHGDYRAAAVRELRLAIEKNPGYQEAYVNLGDALRLPSMKTGLVPAATLDEARDAYRTAVALNIDDGGRAYERLTTLRDSAFVKVAARITRSRAQCATGMARSLLESWGCSDAQIEAGASKDARDMQPAAMHATASNQTCSKPELTLPAKGTTGNMNKANDMIEVKNTNETPKPRDADPSHRAIAQQQRG
- a CDS encoding DHA2 family efflux MFS transporter permease subunit, whose amino-acid sequence is MNPSTQTAPAPFTGGKLVLATLAVALATFMNVLDSSIANVAIPTISGNLGVSVDEGTWVITLFSAANAIAIPLTGWLTQRVGQIKLFVISILLFVFSSWLCGIAPNLVVLLAARILQGLVAGPLTPLSQAILLASYPKEKSSTALSLWAMTATVGPIAGPALGGWITDSYSWSWIFYINIPVGMFAAGVTWMLYRDRESLTRKLPIDKVGLLSLIVWVASLQIMLDKGKDLDWFNSPVICTLTAIAAVSFIFFLIWEFTEKNPIVDLRLFAGQNFRGGTIAISVAYGVFFANLVLLPQWIQGYLGYRSVDAGLVTAPLGIFAVLLAPVMAKVMPKSDARVLATLAFLGFAGVFIMRSHYTTGVDPYTLIVPTLLQGIPMALFFTPLTAIILSGLPAEKIPAAAGLSNFVRIFAGGVGTSLISTGWNNRTILHHAQLAEQSSVNNPDYTNALASIHATLGGSMDQARAFFEQSLNAQAAMLGLNDIFWLSAMIFIVIIPLIWLTKPRKGGGGGAAAAGAH
- a CDS encoding HlyD family efflux transporter periplasmic adaptor subunit, which gives rise to MSEINTPERETTQAPDAKPDAKSTAAPAQAVKANEPNTRKRKLLLSLLGAAVVVSAAAYGAYYMTYARYHETTDDAYVSGNLVQLTPQVTGTVIAVNADDTQIVKAGDPVVTLDNADAKIALGNAEAALGQTVRQVSSLYVNNDFYAANVAQKQSDLARAQDDLRRRQAVAGTGAVSAEDIAHARDAVNAAQAALDAARQQAEANRALTDHTTIAQHPNVQAAASKVRDAYLSYARNTLPAPVTGYVAKRSVQVGQRVSPGTPLMAVVPLDGVWVDANYKESQLRNMRIGQPVTLTADVYGGKVEYHGRVVGFSAGTGSAFATLPAQNATGNWIKVVQRLPARIQLDQKELEAHPLRIGLSMDVDVDTRDNAGPQLGAAMNTTYRTDVFAQYGAQADAEIERIIAQNMVSPRDGSRPLAKREAGDKSATAQRAG